The nucleotide sequence TTTATTGCAGAAGGAAGGCGAACTTGCCGACCCACTTGCCGTAGGCGTCGAGGTGGTCCATCATGACGCCGTTTTTCTGGAGGTCCTGGACGATGAGGACGGCGAACTCCGGCGGGAGCAGGTGGGTGTAGTCGAGCAGGCGTGCCAGCGTATCGTCTTCGGGGGCTTTGAGCACTTTGGCGACGAGGGCGGAGGCGAGGGTGTAAAGGGCGCTGAGATCCTCCGGGACCTCATGCGACTCCCCGCGCAGGACGGCATCGGTGTCGGGCAGAAGGTGCATCACCTTGGCAAAGGCCGTGAAATCGACGGCGCGCTCCTCCCCGACGGCCCCGGCGATGGCATTCATTGTCAGGGCGGGGTTCATGTTGGCGTTCAGGATGCCGTTGACGAACTCCCAGCTGCGCGGGGTGGGGAAGCTTTTGGTGTCGCTGTCGGGGTCGAAACCGAAGAGGGCCGCGTTGTTGGCGCTGATGTAGCCGATGATGCGCTCGTCGATGCCTCGCGTATAAGCCCAGCGGCGCCAGTCGTCGACGTTGACGTCCATCTCCAGGTGGATGAAGCGGTTGGCCAGCGGCAGCGGCATGCGGTAGACGACGCCCCGGTCGTTCTCGCGGTTGCCCGCCGCGACGATGGCCCATCCCTCGGGCAGTTCGTACTCGCCGACCTTGCGGTCGAGGATGAGCTGGTAGGCCGAGGCCTGGACGGAGGGCGCGGCGGTGTTGAGCTCGTCGAGGAAAAGGATGCCGCTCCCCTCCCGCGGGAGGAACGACGGCGGCGCCCAGACGGCCTGATGCGCCTGGTTCTCGTAGAAGGGGATCCCCTTGAGGTCGGTCGGGTCCATCAGCGAGAGGCGCAGGTCGATAAAACCGATGCCTTTCGCGTCGGCAATCTGTTTGACGACGGAGGATTTGCCTATTCCCGGTGCTCCCCACAAAAAGGTCGGTAGCTTCTGATCGACCAGGGCGTCCAGGGTTTCAATGATCTCTTGACTTCTCAAGGGCACCTCCAATTTCCCTGCGTGAATTTCAGAAAGGATTTGAGGTATGAGATTTTTTTGGAGCGCTTTGCAGGCATAGCGGGAGCTACGTCAAAAAGTGAACCAAGGAAAGATCGTGCCTCAAATGCTTTCCCGCAGGGCGTTGCAGAGAAAACTCTCTTCAGGATTGTACTATGCCTCAGGCATTTGACAAACCTTGGAAGGTAGATTCCGATGAGAACTTTCTCTGTAACGCTGAAAACGCGGAGGGGAGTTGGATGTGCCCTCATAACCATCCTATGTTTTCGCGTTGAATGAACTGCCCGAAGGCGTCGTTGGTTCGTACGGCGCGCTCGAAACGCGCATCGAGCTGCAGCTGCTGCAGGATCGCGACGGGGGTCGCATGGTTGGCCGCCAGGGCAAGCAGGACGTCGCTATCGCCTTTGGCGTAGAGCGCTTCGAGCAGCGTTGCAGGGGCGGAGCCGTTCCCCGCCAGCGCCCTGTTGCAGCAGCCCGTGCCGGCCAGGGCTTCGAGCTGCGCCGTGTTCAGCGACGGGTTGGCGGCGAGCGCCTGCATGACGCTTTCATCCCCGTCGTCCGTGAGTGTATCGGCGATCTGCAGCGCGGGATTGGCCGCCAGGGCACATCGGACGGCGTGATCGCCGCTTGTATAGAGCTGCCGCTGCATGGCCTCTGTCAGCGAGGGATTGGCGGCCAGTGCTGCTGCGTGGTCGATGAGGCCCTTTTCATAGCGCTCGCCGTCGAGGCGGATATGGGCATATCCGACGTCGGCGAGGCTGCCGTCGGCAAAGAGGGTGTCGGCCAGCGCCGGGCCGAGGTCGGGGTTGGCGGCCAGCGCCGTATGGATCTGCGGATCGTTCATGCCGGCGAGCTCCTGCTGCAGGGCGGGGTCAAGCGCCGGGCGTGAAGCCACAAGCGTTCGCAGGGCATCGTCCCCCTGGCGGATGAAGTGTTTGAGGGTCGGTTCGTCCGTGTCGGGGTGCAGGGCAAGCGCTTCGAGCACGGCGCGCATCTGGCGGTCGCCGGAGCTGACGGCTTTGCGGAGGGGCGGCAGGCCGCCGATGACGCGGATGAGCCGGGGGCGGCGGGTCTGCCGGAGCAGGTGCATGAGGCCGAGGGTGGAGTACTGGACGTTGTGGTTGCGTTCGAGGTTCTCGTAATAGCGACCGATCAGCGCCGCCGTGACGTCGCGGTTCTCATCGCTCTCGAAAAAGCCCTCTCCACCCCAGTCGTAAAGCTGCAGCAGTTTCAGGAAAAAATCGTTGTCGATGTAGGGGTTCTGCAAAAATGCGCGGAGCCGGTCGCGGTCGCGCGTGAGCTTGAGGCTCATAATGATCCGGTCGGGTTCGATCTGCGAACAGAGCGTCTTTTCGAAATCGTCGATGGAGAGGGGGACGACCTTGCGGGTATCGTAGAGCCGGTCGAGTGTTTCCTGCTCTATAGGGTTGATCAGCCGGCCCTCGATGACGGCGTCGACACTGTCGTCGTACGCATCGGCCAGGGTGATCTGTGCCGCCTGCAGCAGCCGGTCGAACTCATCGCGCGAAAAGGCGCGCGGGGCACCGAAAAGCAGGATGCGTTTGTGGGTGAATGTTCGCAGTTTCATAACCGTCATTATAACCGTGTATGCTTATCCACATGGGAATGGCAAATGCATTTAAGGTTGACATCTGTCAAAATACACGTAAAAACATAGTTAAATACTATGGATTACAGATAATTTCTCATGGCTTCGTCTATAATAGCACGAAGCAACAATAAAGGATAAGGAATGATAGCGTCAAACATCACTGAACTGATCGGCAACACGCCGCTGATTCGTCTCAACACCCCTTCCGAGCAGACCGGAGCGACGATCCTCGGCAAATGCGAGTTCATGAACCCGACGAGCTCCGTCAAGGACCGGATCGGTTTCAACATGATCAAAACGGCGATGGACGACGGCATCATCAATTCCCAGACGACGATTATCGAGCCGACCAGCGGCAACACGGGGATCGCGCTCGCCTCGATCTGTGCCGCACTGGGGCTGAAACTCATCCTGACGATGCCCGAGTCCATGAGTATCGAGCGCCGCAATATCCTCAAGGCCCTCGGCGCGGAGCTGGTACTGACCCCGGCAATGTCCGGCATGAAGGGGGCCATCGAAAAGGCCGAGGAGCTCAAAGAGAACCTGGGCAACGCCGTTATCTTGCAGCAGTTCCAGAACCCGGCCAACCCGGCGGTGCATATCCGCACGACAGCCGAAGAGATCCTGCGTGACACGGACGGCAAGCTCGATATCTTCGTCGCTGCCGTCGGGACCGGCGGTACGCTGACGGGAACGGGTACGCGCCTCAAAGAGGTGATCCCTTCCATCGAGATCATTGCCGTGGAACCGACGGACTCGGCAGTCCTCTCCGGCGGCAAACCGGGCCCGCACAAGATCCAGGGGATCGGCGCGGGCTTCGTGCCGGAGGTCCTCAATACGGCGATCTACGGCGAGGTTGTCACTGTCAGTAACGACGATGCGATGGCGACGTCGCGGATGCTGGCCAAAGAGGAGGGGCTGTTGGTGGGTATCTCCGCCGGGGCCAACGTCTACGCTGCCATGCAGGTGGCCGCACGCCCGGAGAACAAGGGCAAGACCATCGTCACCATCCTCTGCGACACGGCCGAACGCTACCTCTCGACGGCACTGTTCAGCGAATAGGCCATGCCCTTTCTGGAAACGATCCTGGCCGAAGAGGGGCGTTTCCCCTATCTTGAATGGCACCAGCAGCGTCTGGAACGGACGCTCAAGCGCCACGGCATTTTTTCCCAATACGACCTGGCAAGCCGTCTTGAAGCCCCGGAAACGGGGCGCTGGCGCTGCCGTGTCCAGTACGATGAACAAATGTTCACATATGAACTTCTCCCCTATCCCCCCCGTATCATCACCTCGCTACAGCCGGTGACGGACGAGACGATCACCTACCGCGACAAAACGACCGAACGTGAACGACTTAATCAGCTTTATGACCTGCGGGGTGAGGCGGACGACGTCCTGATCGTCCAGGAAGGCCTTATCACCGATACAACCATCGCCAATGTCGCCTGCCTGATCGGGGAGCAGTGGCTGACCCCGAAACGGCCGCTGCTCGAAGGTACGGCGCGTGCCCGGCTGATCGCCGAAGGGAAGCTCATCTGCGCCGACATCACCCTCGATGCGGCACGGGGCGCGGAGCGGGTGGCCGTGATGAATGCCCTGTCAGGCTTTGTCGAGGTGAGCGGTGGTATACTTCCCCCGATTAATTAACTGGGAGAGATGATGCTCATCAATATTCTCAATGATGAAAAATTTGTCGATTTAATGCAGCGGCATGTCGAGGAGCTGATGCTCTACCTGTTCGAACATGACCAGTCTTTCGGCATTCTTTGCAAGATCGAGCATCTGGGCTTCGAACCGGCGCTGCCCGAGCACATCACCGAGTCCTTCCGGCCGATGACCCTGTTCTATCTCGCGGGCTACACCTTTGACAGTGCGCGCATCGACGGGAACCGCCTCATCTTCGAAGCGGGCTTCGGCGCGGAGAACATCGGCAGTTTCGTGACGGTGCCCCTGCCGAGCATCATGCAGATCATTATCGACGAAACGCCCATTTTCATCAATCATGCCGTGTATAAAAGCGGTGCGGAAGAGGCGGAAGCGGTCGATGACGGCGGGATCGAGAATTCGATGGCGGCATTTTTGTCGAATCCGGAAAACGAGAAGTTTCTGAAGAAGAAGTGATGAGGTTCGTTCCCCTTCTTTTTTGCTTATCCAAAAAAGAAGCCGAACCGGGAAGAAAAAAGGATAAAAGGCTGCCGCTTTCGGGACATACCATGCCCCGGTGATCCTGCTGACACGCTAATAATCGTTTCGGACTTGACAGATGAAGCGGATTGTCATACGTTTCACTTAGCACTTAGCACTTAGCACTTAGCACTTAGCACTTAGCACTTAGCACTTAGCACTTAGCACTTAGCACTTAGCACTTAGCACTTAGCACTTAGCACCCGCCTCGGAGAAAGTCCCCCGGGGGATAGAAGAGTATGAAACGTACTTACATCCGCATGGTAAGCAGGAAGTCGACGACGTTGTTGACGAAGGCGTCGTGCTTGCGGTCTTTTGAGTAGGCGATGTAGAACTTGCGGTGAACGCGGAAGTTGCGCATGCGTGATTCGTACAGTTTGCCCTCGGCGATCTCGTCCTCGATGACGTGGCGGGAGATGACCGATACGATGGGGCGCTCCGCATCCTTGGGAGAGCGCATGATCGTCTCCTTGACCGCCGTCGGCGACTGGACGACCCCGATGACGTTGAACGTCGAACAGTCGATCTCAAGCTCTTCGAAGGCTTCGGAAACGAGCTTGCGGGTGTGGGAGTTCTCGTCGCGGCAGATCCAGTCGAAGGTGAAGAAGTCCTCTTTCTTCAGATACTTCGGCAGCGGCTGGTTGGAGAAGAGGACGAGTTCGTCCTCCATCCATTCGCGGTAGATGATCCCGTCGCGGAAGACCGGGGACTCGATCAGCGCGACATCGATCTTCTTGTCTTCGAGCTCGTCGATGATCTCGTTGGAGAGGCCGACGTGCATGTAGACTTCGTTGTGGATCTTCTCTTTGATGGCACCGAGATAGGTCGGAATGACGTAGTTCCCGATCGCGTAGGAGGCACCCAGGATAAAGGTGAAGTCTTTGTTGATGATCTTGAGCAGCTCTTTCTGGCTCGTGTTGATCGCTTTTTCGAGCTTGATCGCGATGCGGTAAAGGTCTTCGCCCTCTTTGGTCAGCTTGATCCCGTTCTTCTTGCGCTCGACGATGCGGGTGTCAAGATACTCTTCGATAAATTTGATCTGTTGGGTGACGGCGGGTTGGGAGATGCCCAGTTTTGCAGACGCCTTGGAAAAGCTCTTCTCTTTAACGACGGTCAAAAAGGTTTGGAGTTTGGCGAAGTCTTTCAGCATTCAGATATCCTTGGCAATGGGCCGTATTTGTCTTTGTTATAAAGCGTCCGCTTTTGGATAACAGGGCACCATAAAAATAAAACATCAGAATTATAACGTACAATGATAGTCATTTCAATAAGAGAAATTAGTTTTGATTACTTTTTTTATAATTTTCCGCTGAAGTAACATCAAATTGACATCAAACAATGAGAGCTTAAAAATTTATTGATATAATAGATTAACCTAAAAACACGAAAAACGGACGATGGAACATATTTTCAAAAACCTCAACGAGCAGCAGGCCGAAGCGGTCAAAAAGATCGACGGCCCCTTACTGATCCTGGCGGGAGCGGGCAGCGGAAAAACGACGACAATCACCTCGCGCCTTGCCTACCTGCTGGACGTTGTGGGGATCCCCGCGAGCAATACGCTGACGCTGACCTTTACCAACAAAGCGGCCAAGGAGATGCGTGAACGCGCCCTGAAGATGATCGACGCGAACACCTACCCGCCGCTGCTGTGTACATTCCACAAGTTCGGCCTGCTGTTCCTGAAGTTCCATATCCACCGCCTTAGCCGTGAGAACAATTTCGTCGTCATCGACACCGACGACAAGAAGCGGATCCTGAAAAAACTCAACGGCGATCTGCCGCTGCCGCTGGTTGCCAGCGAGATCTCCCGGTATAAAAACTCCCTGATCACGCCGGAAGAGGCCCATGCCCAGGCGGAGCAGAAAAACTACGAGCAGATCGCGAAGGTCTACAAGGAGTACGAGGCCTACCTCGTCGAAAACAACCTCGTGGATTTTGACGACCTTATCTCCCTGACCTACAAACTGCTCGACGAGCATCCGGAACTGGCCGAAGAGACCAGCAAGCGCTACCAGTACATCATGATCGACGAGTACCAGGATACGAACGAGCTGCAGTTCAAGCTGCTGCAGAAGCTCTGCAGCGCCCACAACAACCTCTGTGTCGTCGGGGACGACGACCAGAGCATCTACGGGTGGCGGGGGGCGCACGTGCGCAACATCTTGGAGTTCGACCAGGACTTCGAGGATGCCATGGTCGTCAAACTCGAACACAACTACCGTTCGCGCACGCCTATTCTGACCGTCGCCAACGCGCTGATCGAGCACAACCGCTCCCGCCTGGGCAAGACGCTGCTGCCGACCCGCGGCGACGGGGAAGCGGTGAAGATGCTCTCGTCGAATGACGAGAACGAGGAGGCGGGCAAGATTGCGCTGCAGATCAAAAAGCTGATCAGCGAGGGGGTCCGCCCCAACGAGATCGCCGTGCTCTACCGCATCAACGCGCTCAGCCGCTCCCTCGAAGAGGGGCTCAACCGCGCCGGGATCCCCTACAAGCTCGTCGGCGGGCTGCGCTTTTACGACCGGGCCGAGATCAAGGACCTGATCAGCTACCTGCGCGTCATTACGAACCACCACGACAACTTTTCCATGAAGCGCATCATCAACAAGCCCAAACGCGGGATCGGAAAGGCGTCTATAGACAAGCTGGAGCTGGCGGCGATCGAGCAGGAGCGCTCCCTCTACGATCTGATACGCCTCAGTGCCGCCGCGGAGCTCGAAGGACTGGTGCGCAAGAAGAACGCCACGACCCTCAAGCAGTTCGTCAGCGAACTGGAACAGATGCGCGCCGTCGCGGACGAATCGCTCTACAGCTTCGCCGAGCGCATCGACGAGATCTTCAAGATCAAGGCCTTCTACGAGGCGATGCCCGACGGGACGGAGAGGGTGCAGAACATCGACGAGTTCTTCGGCCTCTTCCGCGATTTCATCAAGCAGAACCCCGAAGCGACCCTGGATGCCTTTTTAAACGAAGTCTCGCTGCAGAGCGAACAGGACCAGGTGGAGGGGGAGAGCATCTACATCATGAGTATCCACGCCTCCAAGGGGCTGGAGTTCGAGCACCTCTTCATCATCGGCCTCGAAGAGGGGTTCCTGCCGCTGATCGGGGACGGGAGCGATCTGGAGGAGGAGCGCCGCCTGGGGTACGTCTCCTTTACGCGCGCCAAGGATTCGCTGACCCTGTCGCATGTCCAGAGCCGCTACTACAAGGGACGCCGTACGGAACTGGAAAAGAGCCGTTTCTTCGGCGAAGCCGGCCTCTGCGAAAGCTCCCTCAAGATCGAGAAGAACACGGCGTTCAAAAAAGGGGACCTCGTCCGTCACAAAATCTTCGGCGCCGGACGCGTGATCGGGGTGAGCAAGGCCGGCCGCGAATTCAAGCTCAATATCAACTTCGGCGGCAACAAGCGGGAGATCCTCGCTTCCTTTGTCGAACGCCTCTGATACGTCCATGAACCGACTCTTTGTCGCTTACAAGCCCACCGGGCTCAGCTCCAACCAGTTCCTGCGCACCCTGAAGCGCAAATACGGGGTGAAAAAAGCGGGCTATTCCGGTACCCTCGATCCTTTTGCCAGGGGGGTGCTCATCATCGCCTTCGGAAAATACACCTCGCTCTTCCGTTTCCTGGACAAGACCCCCAAGCGCTACCGGGCGACGCTCTGGCTCGGGGCGCACTCCGACACCCTCGACATCGAAGGGGTCGAGCAGATCGACGACATCGCGCCGCTGCCGGAGGCAAAGGTCCGGGAGGCCGTCGAATCCCTGAAGGGGGAGCAGGCCTACCCGCCGCCGATCTTCAGTGCAAAGCGGATCAACGGGCGGAGGGCCTACGATCTGGCCCGGGCGGGGATCCCGTTTGAGCTGGAGACGATATATTCGACTGTGTATGATGTCCGTATGCTGCACTACTGCCACCCCTTCGTCACCTTCGAGGCGACGGTTTCCGAGGGGACCTATATCCGATCGCTCGGACGCCTCGTGTATGAGCGGCTGGGCCTCGAGGGGGGATCGCTCAGTATGCTCGAACGGCTCTGCGAAGGTCAGTTCGTCTATGAAGGGGAACGCGCCCTCGATATCCGAAGCTGCCTGCGTCTCCCCCCGGTTGAATACCGGGGCGAATGGCGGAAAATCACCCTGGGGCAGCCGTTGACGCGCGACGAGTTCGCTCCCGTGGAAGACGGGGTCTACCGTGTCGATGACGGGCAGGAGATGGCGGTCTTCGCCTTTGACGGCGAAGGCGTGCATTACGTATTGAACAAGGTGGCATTATGAAGCACTACACGGCACCGGCCAAGGTCAATATTTTTCTCAAGATTACGGGCAGGCGCGGGGAGTACCACGAGATCCTGTCGCGGTTCATGGTGGTAGAGCAGCTGCATGACCTGCTCTATTTCTTCCCGAAGGAGCAGGAGGGGTTCGTCATCGACGGCGATTTCGCCTGTACGACGGAACAGAACACGATCTACAAAGCGTACACCGCCCTGCTCGAAGCGACGGGGTCGGCGGAACTCGAGCGGCTGATGCAGACCCACGGGATCGCCGTCAACAAGCACATTCCGGCCTTTGCGGGGCTGGGAGGAGGCAGTTCGGATGCGGCAACCTATCTGAAGATGTGCAACGAAGTGCTGCACCTAGGCCTGGACGTCAGCGAGCTGGCCGCCATCGGTGCAAAGGTCGGTGCGGATGTCCCCTTTTTCGTCTACGGGTACCCCAGTGCGAACGTCTCCGGGATCGGGGAGATCGTGGAACCTTTTCATGAAACGCCGCTGCATCTCGAGACGCGTACGCCGCCGATCGAGATCAGCACTCCCGCGGTCTACCGCCGTTTCCGGGAGAGCTTCTACAAGGAGCTCTCTGCGGGGGATTATGACTATTTTGCCGCCACCGACTCCAAAACGCTGCTTTCCGAACTGAGCGCCGATGATGCGAACGACCTTTTCGAGCCGGCGCTGTCGCTCTACCCCGAACTCAAAGAGCATTTCCGCCACGGCTGGTTCTTCTCCGGCAGCGGGAGCAGTTTTTTCAAAGTCTCCGAAGGGTAGGCCGTTACACCTCGGGTCTGCAGAACTCGGAGATCGGCAGCATGATGACAAAGCGGGTCTCGCCGGGCAGGCTGGAAACGATGATGGTGCCCAGGAAGAGCTTCTGAATGATCTGACGGCTCATATGCAGTCCGATGCCGCTCCCTTTGAGGCTCCCCTTTGTCGTGAAATAGGGATCGAAGATCTTCGTCTGGATTGCCGGGTCGATGCCGGGGCCGTTGTCGAAAACGCAGATACGAAGATGGCCTCCGCCCGGAGGGTACTCAAACTCAATGTGGATCTGTTTCTTCTCCTGGTCCAGGGATTCAAGGGCGTCCTTGGCGTTGTTGATGAGGTTCAGGAGGACCTGGGAGATTGCGGTTGCGATCTGCAGCCGGTGGATCGTATCGCTGTTCCATGTGATCTCCAGCGCAATAGTATTGGCTTCGAGCGTCGGTGTGATGATACGGTGCAGCTCGTAGACGATCTGATGCAGCGGCAGGAGCTTCGTCGGGGCCTTGTTCTGGAAGAACGAGCGGAAATCCTCGATCGTTTCGGAGAGGTGCAGGGTGTTCTGTTCGATCGTCTCAAAGGCATGGTCGAGTGTCTCGTCATCCAGACGTCCCGTCGCCTTGGCCAGTTTGGCGGAGAGCAGCGTCAGGTTGATCGTGTTGAGTGGCTGGCGCCACTGGTGGGAGATGTTCGAGAGCATCTCCCCCATCAGGGCGAAGCGTTCCTGCTCGAAAAGGAGCATATCCTTTTCCCGGTTCTTCTCGATTTCATCGTGCAGCGCGCTTTTGTAAG is from Sulfurimonas sp. HSL-1656 and encodes:
- a CDS encoding MoxR family ATPase, which translates into the protein MPLRSQEIIETLDALVDQKLPTFLWGAPGIGKSSVVKQIADAKGIGFIDLRLSLMDPTDLKGIPFYENQAHQAVWAPPSFLPREGSGILFLDELNTAAPSVQASAYQLILDRKVGEYELPEGWAIVAAGNRENDRGVVYRMPLPLANRFIHLEMDVNVDDWRRWAYTRGIDERIIGYISANNAALFGFDPDSDTKSFPTPRSWEFVNGILNANMNPALTMNAIAGAVGEERAVDFTAFAKVMHLLPDTDAVLRGESHEVPEDLSALYTLASALVAKVLKAPEDDTLARLLDYTHLLPPEFAVLIVQDLQKNGVMMDHLDAYGKWVGKFAFLLQ
- the cysK gene encoding cysteine synthase A, with the protein product MIASNITELIGNTPLIRLNTPSEQTGATILGKCEFMNPTSSVKDRIGFNMIKTAMDDGIINSQTTIIEPTSGNTGIALASICAALGLKLILTMPESMSIERRNILKALGAELVLTPAMSGMKGAIEKAEELKENLGNAVILQQFQNPANPAVHIRTTAEEILRDTDGKLDIFVAAVGTGGTLTGTGTRLKEVIPSIEIIAVEPTDSAVLSGGKPGPHKIQGIGAGFVPEVLNTAIYGEVVTVSNDDAMATSRMLAKEEGLLVGISAGANVYAAMQVAARPENKGKTIVTILCDTAERYLSTALFSE
- a CDS encoding aminotransferase class IV, with translation MPFLETILAEEGRFPYLEWHQQRLERTLKRHGIFSQYDLASRLEAPETGRWRCRVQYDEQMFTYELLPYPPRIITSLQPVTDETITYRDKTTERERLNQLYDLRGEADDVLIVQEGLITDTTIANVACLIGEQWLTPKRPLLEGTARARLIAEGKLICADITLDAARGAERVAVMNALSGFVEVSGGILPPIN
- a CDS encoding LysR family transcriptional regulator, producing the protein MLKDFAKLQTFLTVVKEKSFSKASAKLGISQPAVTQQIKFIEEYLDTRIVERKKNGIKLTKEGEDLYRIAIKLEKAINTSQKELLKIINKDFTFILGASYAIGNYVIPTYLGAIKEKIHNEVYMHVGLSNEIIDELEDKKIDVALIESPVFRDGIIYREWMEDELVLFSNQPLPKYLKKEDFFTFDWICRDENSHTRKLVSEAFEELEIDCSTFNVIGVVQSPTAVKETIMRSPKDAERPIVSVISRHVIEDEIAEGKLYESRMRNFRVHRKFYIAYSKDRKHDAFVNNVVDFLLTMRM
- a CDS encoding UvrD-helicase domain-containing protein, which translates into the protein MEHIFKNLNEQQAEAVKKIDGPLLILAGAGSGKTTTITSRLAYLLDVVGIPASNTLTLTFTNKAAKEMRERALKMIDANTYPPLLCTFHKFGLLFLKFHIHRLSRENNFVVIDTDDKKRILKKLNGDLPLPLVASEISRYKNSLITPEEAHAQAEQKNYEQIAKVYKEYEAYLVENNLVDFDDLISLTYKLLDEHPELAEETSKRYQYIMIDEYQDTNELQFKLLQKLCSAHNNLCVVGDDDQSIYGWRGAHVRNILEFDQDFEDAMVVKLEHNYRSRTPILTVANALIEHNRSRLGKTLLPTRGDGEAVKMLSSNDENEEAGKIALQIKKLISEGVRPNEIAVLYRINALSRSLEEGLNRAGIPYKLVGGLRFYDRAEIKDLISYLRVITNHHDNFSMKRIINKPKRGIGKASIDKLELAAIEQERSLYDLIRLSAAAELEGLVRKKNATTLKQFVSELEQMRAVADESLYSFAERIDEIFKIKAFYEAMPDGTERVQNIDEFFGLFRDFIKQNPEATLDAFLNEVSLQSEQDQVEGESIYIMSIHASKGLEFEHLFIIGLEEGFLPLIGDGSDLEEERRLGYVSFTRAKDSLTLSHVQSRYYKGRRTELEKSRFFGEAGLCESSLKIEKNTAFKKGDLVRHKIFGAGRVIGVSKAGREFKLNINFGGNKREILASFVERL
- the truB gene encoding tRNA pseudouridine(55) synthase TruB, with protein sequence MNRLFVAYKPTGLSSNQFLRTLKRKYGVKKAGYSGTLDPFARGVLIIAFGKYTSLFRFLDKTPKRYRATLWLGAHSDTLDIEGVEQIDDIAPLPEAKVREAVESLKGEQAYPPPIFSAKRINGRRAYDLARAGIPFELETIYSTVYDVRMLHYCHPFVTFEATVSEGTYIRSLGRLVYERLGLEGGSLSMLERLCEGQFVYEGERALDIRSCLRLPPVEYRGEWRKITLGQPLTRDEFAPVEDGVYRVDDGQEMAVFAFDGEGVHYVLNKVAL
- a CDS encoding 4-(cytidine 5'-diphospho)-2-C-methyl-D-erythritol kinase, with the protein product MKHYTAPAKVNIFLKITGRRGEYHEILSRFMVVEQLHDLLYFFPKEQEGFVIDGDFACTTEQNTIYKAYTALLEATGSAELERLMQTHGIAVNKHIPAFAGLGGGSSDAATYLKMCNEVLHLGLDVSELAAIGAKVGADVPFFVYGYPSANVSGIGEIVEPFHETPLHLETRTPPIEISTPAVYRRFRESFYKELSAGDYDYFAATDSKTLLSELSADDANDLFEPALSLYPELKEHFRHGWFFSGSGSSFFKVSEG
- a CDS encoding HAMP domain-containing sensor histidine kinase is translated as MKHLNRFIDKLGMHSPLKIVAGVTLATTVVSVLCVGIFYTLLTGTLPPVILGFSILMPLLMTPPILAIVIKLVMRLETYKSALHDEIEKNREKDMLLFEQERFALMGEMLSNISHQWRQPLNTINLTLLSAKLAKATGRLDDETLDHAFETIEQNTLHLSETIEDFRSFFQNKAPTKLLPLHQIVYELHRIITPTLEANTIALEITWNSDTIHRLQIATAISQVLLNLINNAKDALESLDQEKKQIHIEFEYPPGGGHLRICVFDNGPGIDPAIQTKIFDPYFTTKGSLKGSGIGLHMSRQIIQKLFLGTIIVSSLPGETRFVIMLPISEFCRPEV